The window taaaaccatattttcaatatcATCCAATATgtattgtaacaacttatcctctttaAAGAATTTTgtacaaacccgagctttcgggtcgattggccaaatgggccgtagaaatcagtggatacgatattgagtatcgaccccgaaccgccatcaagtctcaaatcatggCGGACTTCATGGATGAATCTACGccggccctcgtacccgaggttgaaaaagaactactgataaaatcgggtacatcttcgggagtctggaccctctttacggacggtgcttcgaacgcgaaggggtccggattaggcatcgtactaaaatcaacCACAagtaatatagttagacagtatatcagaactacaaaattgactaacaatgaggccgagtataaggccatgattgcaggtctcgaactagctagaagcttgggagcgtagatcatagaggctaagtgtgattccctccctgtggtaaaccaagttaacgggacttttgaagtccgagaagactgAATACAAAGGTACTtagataaactacaggtgactctacattgatttagggaatggaccttgcaacatgtacctcgagaacagaacAACGAGGACGACACTCTTGCcgacttaggttcatcggtcgaagacgacgaactcaactaggggactgtcgtacaactcatgagatcggtaatcgaagaaggccacgccgagataaactccacaagtttaacctgtgattggagaaacaagtacatagagtacttaaagaacgggaagcttccatcagatccaaaggagtcgagagctctgcgcacaaaggcagcacagttcactttgtccgaagacggaacgctatttaaaaggacgttcgatggaccattggaaatatgtttgggaccgggagataccgactacatcctacgggaagttcaagagggcacttgtggaaatcattctagTGCTGAATCGCTGGTCCACAAAGAGAGCAGGGTACTATTGGACTGATATAGGGAAGGATGCAAGGAAGTTCGTTCGAAAatacgacaaatgccaaaggcatgcacccatgattcatcaacccggggaactactctACTCGGTACTgtccccatggcccttcatgaaatggggaatggacatggTTGGACCTCTCccgtcggccccaggtaaagttcagtttattttatttatgactgattatttctctaaatgggttgaagcacaggcttttgagaaagtcagagaaaaggaagtcatagacttcatttgagaccacatcatatgtcgattcgagatgccctccgagattgtatgtgataatggaaaataattcatcgtcagcaaagtaactaaatttctcgaggatcacaagatcaaaaggatcctatcaataccttatcatcccagcgggaacggacaagccgaattgaccaacaaaaccattatccaaaatcttaagaagagattgaccgacgccaaaggaaaatggagagaaatactacccgaggttttatgggcataccgtacaacatcgaaatccagtaccagaGCAACACCGTTCTCAttagtttatggcgccgaagctctgatcccggtcgaggtcggagaacctagcatcaggtttcaatatgcaacagaggagtcgaataatgagaccatgaatacgagtctagaattgttggacgaaagacgcgaagtcgctctcgtccgattggccgcccaaaaatagcggatcgaaaggcactacaatcgaagagccaatcttcgacattttaacatcggggacttggtgctaagaaaagtcacccttaACATCCGAAATCCGAATaaagggaaactgggtccgaactgggaaggaccgtaccaggttctcgaaatcatcggaaaaggatcctacaagctcagcACGATGAATGGCGAACAACTGCCGAGCAATTGGAATATATCACACTtcaaacgatactactgctaaggtacggccccttccatttttatttatattttaaactaacccttgcaggtggattcttcgacacgaagcctttaggtctgaaagcacgcgttgcactctttttcctttagaccgtttttgtcccaaatgggtttttcggcgaggtttttaatgaggcaaccattgatcgtgctaacttagaacaattcagcAGTATCCGAGGTTTCTTTACAATCAgcctcgaatattggggggcaTTTCCCTCGAATGTCAACTTTGATGCGAAGAAATTACTTCATGGTagtagggtctcgataggaaaaatttgtaagggccaaacggtcaaacgaaccgtgcccgcgtagtttgctcgaACCCTGGTAtagaacatgtacgcatgtataatcatttataaagagaagcatttttctttaccgatatctaaTACCTTAGAAAAAATtttctactttacaatttcacactcttgatctattatgtaaacaggcttaagggccgaccataacCAGAGTTCGAATAATTACCCCCACGCTCGGGGTACTATCGTTcgaaaaataaacgagatcgaATTATTAAAACTCTGAGATAATAAGACCTTTTAGGTAACCCTCGATTTTTATAGGTCAcagccaccccactcggggactgacacttcgggcaagctcaaagtaaaatgggaaaataagcccaaggggcaaatcccgaactaaaaaggctacggccgaattaacacggttcggagacgtccaaaTTTCGTAACAAAACAAGCTTTCAAATTCCCTCATAAACCGATTAAAAGGGCTACccccggcaaaatcataaaaggttTCAATACTATCAAGCCTCGAAAattctaatgagtacaaaattgttcgaactctcgaacagtTCCTTATTGCATGttaaggcattacaagttttgcaaatacaaatgataaaaaaactgtttcaagccgaaaaggggagaaagccataaacaatctttttacaaaggCTATATCGGCCTAATACAAAAAGCCTAAGTGCTGTTTttgctttgagttcgagagactatcctcgctcaaataaaaaacctaagggttaccttactttgagtttgagcaagcactcactcgatcgtaaagcctaagggctatactagTTCGGTTTCAATCAGATTGTCTAAACCTCAGatcttagaatacaacttcataattttataaggcagaaaggaagaaagtttatatatatatatatatatgttaaaaataatttacaAGAGAACCATGGCCTGATCAAATTTCCCTACAAAAGACCGAAACTgtcttaaaagaaacacaaaaaatactaatcctaaaggacttagtcttctccgAGAGCAGCATCTTCACTCTCGAGGCCTTCTCCGCTTTCAGATCCGCTCATACTCCTAGAATCATTATCATCAGAAAAGGCTAACACTCTAGCTTCATCTTCGagctccttagcattctcgatctcggctgtaagatcgaagccacgagcatggatcttctcgagagtctcccttcgagactggcatttagcatgctcggcaacccagtttgctcgagcctgagcagcttcagcaacctcctttgctcgaacctgagcagcttcagcgtcGGACCGGTAGACGGCGaccattgcatcagcattagcCTTGGCCGTTTTgacctccgatttggccgctgcaagttctgTGGCCAGCCTCTCTCGATCGGAAGTTGCTGAACCCAACCGAGATTGAAACTCCtcaattttcttggcttgcaccaaggccttctctttcaagcttcggagTTGGGTCTTAGCCGAGGCTAGTTGAGCTCGGGCAGCTTCCTTTTCTAAggcaaggcggtccatgttcttcttccacGCCTCGGCCTCCGCTTTCACTACGTCCACTTCCTCACGAAGATGTCCGATCACATCGAGCTTTTGCTGGACCTGTGGGATCGAACTATTAGCCGTCACGCCCGAGtcagtgtcattaacttcaaagattaTTTTTACCTGCTCGGCCAGATCAGCTTGTTCTTTCTGAGCTGCTTCTAGCTCAGCCCGAAGTCCTTTTGCTTCcccttctctctgctcactgagaagcttgaaggcatatctctcctcagtaagccctcgGTTATCGACTTCATACTGGCTCAGCTCCCCTCAGGATCGGAAGAAAGCCTCGTGATAAAACACAGaagcctacaaaaatagaaagaaggaattatacaaggggagaaaagtacaagtatgaaaattgacaaagaaaatatgaacttacccggttcagggcctgttgggcttcgttgaaaagacaagGTGCTCCCACTTCATCCATCTAAGCTTGGTCTTCTTCCGTGACCAAACGTCGGAGGTAGCTAGCCACCCCTACATGGACAGCAAGAACTCGGGCATCCTCCAGGATCGTGACAACGATTGTTCGCTTGCACCCAGGATCGGCACTAGGGGACGGAAACTGAGTGGTCAGTTTAAAACTCGAGTAAGCCTCGCCTGAACTCTTCTTCGGaacctccaagtcactcagaccGGTGACACCTTCTACCCCAACAAAATAACCACAGAAAGGATTTTCCTCTTCGTGGGCTCCTTCCCCGTAACAAGACTCCACGGCCTGAGCATCGCGTATCATCGACTCGAAAAATAAAGGAAACGAGGGAGAATTCCCGATCTTTATTGCCATAAGTGGGTCTTTTGGGATGCCGCCTTCGTCTTGGGGAGCCTCGAGCCTGGTTTCTGCACCAGCATCCACCACCTC is drawn from Nicotiana tomentosiformis chromosome 12, ASM39032v3, whole genome shotgun sequence and contains these coding sequences:
- the LOC138903130 gene encoding uncharacterized protein; protein product: MAKTSKTVPQKEAASSSRSAGEKPVVEPHPEELIPGCFSRCSRCLDVGTVPHLENWVRSLVSTSTHTERAWHDLSKGRWEARTRGLGKDVTMRPSSGDEEVSSPISKLAKENKRKRVSNFEGQKPKKQTAHKPKGNTIPLTMESVQRLREEEEEEEEKKMILGELSQYEVDNRGLTEERYAFKLLSEQREGEAKGLRAELEAAQKEQADLAEQVKIIFEVNDTDSGVTANSSIPQVQQKLDVIGHLREEVDVVKAEAEAWKKNMDRLALEKEAARAQLASAKTQLRSLKEKALVQAKKIEEFQSRLGSATSDRERLATELAAAKSEVKTAKANADAMVAVYRSDAEAAQVRAKEVAEAAQARANWIHARGFDLTAEIENAKELEDEARVLAFSDDNDSRSMSGSESGEGLESEDAALGED